A part of Melittangium boletus DSM 14713 genomic DNA contains:
- a CDS encoding ABC transporter permease, producing MNRSMRIGVVLTSAVAILAPLLLVVWQSFLDGPFFARNVHPTLGAYQFVYEDPDFYRALGNSVLVAAGMACIAVPVGALLAFLLVRTDLPGRRWVEPLLLTPMFISSIVLAFGFVVAFGPVGIVSLWVKGWLGRLPWDIYSRSSLILIAGLTHAPHVFLYAATALRSLGSDVEEAARSTGAGPLRVALTVSLPMIRPALMYSAVLVFFLGFELFGLPLVLADPKGELVLATYLYKLTNVLGIPSYQLMAVVVMVIVAIALPLVWLQNRLLQGANRYVSIKGKAQASRPISLGMWRWPAVAFIALWLLMVVVAPVCALVLRAFLSSWGEGVNIAGALTLEHFRELAHYPNLVRGITNTLVLAAVGGAASVVVYTLINLAVHRWHSRWARVIDYLVLLPRAMPGIVAGLAIFWVFLFVPPLQPFRQTLLAMWVAYTLVWMAYGMRLVSGSLLQLGPELEEAGRVVGASPARVSLDVTLPLIRAGLVGSWLLVFVTFVREYSTGVYLLGPGTEVIGSLLVSLWAAGAVDTVVALSAINIAMVAGGLLLITLFGRKAHHG from the coding sequence ATGAATCGCTCGATGCGAATCGGGGTCGTCTTGACCTCCGCGGTGGCCATCCTCGCGCCCCTCCTGCTGGTCGTCTGGCAGAGCTTCCTGGACGGTCCTTTCTTCGCCCGCAACGTGCACCCGACGCTGGGGGCCTACCAGTTCGTCTACGAGGACCCGGACTTCTACCGCGCGCTGGGCAACTCGGTGCTGGTGGCCGCGGGCATGGCGTGCATCGCCGTCCCCGTGGGGGCGCTGCTGGCGTTCCTGCTGGTGCGCACCGACCTTCCGGGCCGGCGCTGGGTGGAGCCACTCCTCCTCACCCCGATGTTCATCTCCTCCATCGTGCTGGCGTTCGGCTTCGTGGTGGCGTTCGGGCCGGTGGGTATCGTCAGCCTGTGGGTGAAGGGCTGGCTAGGCAGGCTGCCCTGGGACATCTACTCCCGCTCGTCGCTCATCCTCATCGCGGGCCTCACCCACGCGCCCCACGTGTTCCTCTACGCCGCCACGGCGCTGCGCAGCCTCGGCTCCGACGTGGAGGAGGCCGCGCGCTCCACGGGCGCCGGGCCCCTGCGCGTGGCGTTGACGGTCAGCCTGCCGATGATCCGCCCCGCGCTGATGTACTCCGCCGTGCTGGTCTTCTTCCTCGGCTTCGAGCTGTTCGGCCTGCCGCTGGTGCTCGCCGATCCCAAGGGGGAGCTGGTGCTGGCCACCTACCTCTACAAGCTGACCAACGTGTTGGGCATCCCCTCCTATCAATTGATGGCGGTGGTGGTGATGGTCATCGTCGCCATCGCACTGCCCCTGGTGTGGCTGCAGAACCGGCTGCTCCAGGGCGCCAACCGGTACGTGTCCATCAAGGGCAAGGCCCAGGCGTCGCGGCCCATCTCCTTGGGGATGTGGCGCTGGCCCGCGGTGGCGTTCATCGCGCTCTGGCTCCTGATGGTGGTGGTAGCCCCCGTCTGCGCCCTGGTGCTGCGCGCCTTCCTGTCCAGTTGGGGCGAGGGAGTGAACATCGCGGGAGCGTTGACGCTGGAGCACTTCCGCGAGCTGGCGCACTACCCCAACCTGGTGCGGGGCATCACCAACACCCTGGTGCTGGCCGCCGTGGGCGGGGCCGCGTCAGTGGTCGTCTACACGCTCATCAACCTCGCGGTGCACCGCTGGCACTCACGTTGGGCACGGGTCATCGACTACCTCGTGCTGCTGCCCCGCGCCATGCCGGGAATCGTCGCGGGTCTGGCCATCTTCTGGGTCTTCCTCTTCGTTCCGCCGCTACAGCCCTTCCGGCAGACGCTGCTGGCCATGTGGGTGGCCTACACCCTGGTGTGGATGGCCTATGGCATGCGACTGGTGTCCGGCAGCCTGTTGCAGCTCGGACCCGAGCTGGAGGAAGCCGGCCGGGTGGTGGGAGCGTCTCCAGCCCGCGTCAGCCTGGACGTCACCCTCCCACTGATTCGCGCGGGGTTGGTGGGCAGTTGGCTGCTCGTCTTCGTCACCTTCGTGCGCGAGTACTCCACCGGCGTCTACCTGCTGGGCCCTGGCACGGAAGTGATTGGTTCACTCCTCGTGTCGTTGTGGGCCGCCGGCGCGGTGGACACCGTCGTGGCCCTCTCGGCCATCAACATCGCGATGGTCGCGGGAGGTCTCTTGTTGATCACCCTGTTCGGAAGGAAGGCACACCATGGCTAG
- a CDS encoding ABC transporter ATP-binding protein translates to MARLLVEDVHVRLGANDILKGITADFRDGEVVALLGRSGSGKSTLLRSIAGLETPSRGRIQIGDRTVFDAAAKMNLPPEQRDLGLVFQSYALWPHKTVFENVAYGLKLRKKPREVIEQSVREVLEGVGLQGYGERLPSQLSGGQQQRVALARALVYSPPLVLLDEPLSNLDAKLREEARIWIRGLIKRLGLTALFVTHDQVEAMAIADRIMLLDGGRMVQDGTPEQLYTQPQSLFAANFMGVNNTLQGRVVEHREGEARLEIDGLSLWGQQRNGANGAEAATGVIRVEEIGLASGPGENRLPAHLASSIYVGGRWEHQFQLAGHLLRATTRQALTPGAYTLAIPKEHLWIF, encoded by the coding sequence ATGGCTAGGTTGCTCGTCGAGGACGTCCACGTCCGGCTCGGCGCCAATGACATCCTCAAGGGCATCACCGCCGACTTCCGGGACGGCGAGGTGGTGGCACTGCTCGGACGCTCCGGCAGCGGCAAATCGACCCTGTTGCGCTCCATCGCCGGACTGGAAACCCCGAGCAGGGGCCGCATCCAGATCGGAGACCGGACGGTCTTCGACGCGGCGGCGAAGATGAACCTGCCACCGGAGCAGCGCGACCTGGGGCTCGTGTTCCAATCCTATGCGTTGTGGCCCCACAAGACAGTGTTCGAGAACGTCGCCTACGGCTTGAAGCTGCGCAAGAAGCCAAGGGAGGTCATCGAGCAGTCGGTGCGGGAGGTGCTCGAAGGCGTGGGGCTGCAAGGCTATGGCGAGCGGCTTCCCAGCCAGCTCTCCGGAGGCCAGCAACAACGCGTGGCCCTGGCACGAGCGCTCGTCTACAGCCCGCCGCTCGTCCTCCTGGATGAGCCCCTGTCCAACCTGGACGCGAAGCTTCGTGAGGAAGCGCGCATTTGGATTCGCGGCCTCATCAAGCGGCTGGGACTCACCGCCCTCTTCGTCACCCATGATCAGGTGGAGGCCATGGCCATCGCCGACCGGATCATGCTCCTGGACGGTGGGCGCATGGTGCAGGACGGCACGCCGGAACAGCTCTACACGCAGCCCCAGAGTCTCTTCGCCGCGAACTTCATGGGGGTGAACAATACCCTCCAGGGACGGGTGGTGGAGCACCGCGAGGGCGAGGCCCGGCTGGAAATCGACGGGCTGTCGCTGTGGGGCCAGCAGCGAAATGGAGCGAACGGCGCCGAGGCCGCCACCGGCGTCATCCGCGTGGAGGAGATCGGGCTGGCGTCCGGACCTGGGGAGAACCGTCTTCCCGCCCATCTGGCCAGCTCCATCTACGTGGGCGGCCGTTGGGAGCACCAGTTCCAGCTCGCGGGGCACCTGCTGCGCGCCACCACCCGACAGGCACTGACCCCTGGCGCCTACACACTCGCGATTCCGAAAGAGCATCTATGGATCTTCTAG
- a CDS encoding OprO/OprP family phosphate-selective porin, which produces MDLLETALVGVLLTCPVLASAREADEPLNERVRAQQEELEALRARLQVLEKNQAQDHDQLTRVRAGMTPIAPQLVPPGPATAPVETARASAMPTQAPAAKATDLQVEWGAGAPIFRSADGVFSFKPRGRILLDVSGTGGSRYEARNITTTGSRALRLGIEGGVGPHFFYQFESDFAENGVDVVTAFLGWRHKVAGLDYDIRIGNLFNDRGLEGSTGSDATPFLERTVVGTSVIPQRGFYGVGAQGRLFGPSWHASLTLSGDDVDGAYAVSDSRTLLARAHWNPLKTSHAVIHLGLWGFDERLSSAASTVTRNTVIGGRFNGNLRVSTGSLTGATHDTGYGAELGGYVGSLWAMAELGQRQVRLEDPRDFSHLAWSTSVGWFATGETPPYNPRFGNFTQPHVSRSVLDGGLGALELTARYESLDFTHALLAGRGWAATVGVNWYLNSFTRLMLNGIHWHTDNRSGDFTGGDDGQTVSMRAQVSF; this is translated from the coding sequence ATGGATCTTCTAGAGACCGCGCTCGTGGGCGTGCTCCTCACCTGCCCCGTCCTGGCCTCCGCGCGAGAGGCGGACGAGCCCTTGAACGAACGCGTCCGCGCCCAACAGGAGGAACTGGAAGCGCTCCGCGCCCGGCTCCAGGTGCTCGAGAAGAACCAGGCACAGGATCATGATCAGCTGACGCGAGTCCGTGCCGGCATGACACCGATCGCGCCCCAGCTGGTGCCGCCCGGCCCGGCCACGGCACCGGTCGAGACCGCGCGGGCCTCGGCCATGCCCACACAAGCACCCGCCGCGAAGGCAACGGACCTGCAAGTCGAGTGGGGAGCGGGCGCCCCCATCTTCCGCTCGGCGGACGGTGTCTTCTCGTTCAAGCCACGAGGGCGCATCCTGCTCGACGTCAGTGGCACCGGCGGCTCCCGCTACGAGGCCCGGAACATCACGACGACCGGCTCCCGGGCGCTCCGTCTGGGCATCGAGGGAGGCGTCGGGCCGCACTTCTTCTACCAGTTCGAAAGCGACTTCGCCGAGAACGGTGTCGACGTGGTCACCGCCTTCCTCGGCTGGCGCCACAAGGTGGCCGGCCTCGATTACGACATCCGCATCGGCAACCTCTTCAATGATCGCGGCCTCGAGGGCTCGACGGGCTCGGACGCGACGCCCTTTCTGGAGCGAACGGTCGTCGGCACATCGGTCATCCCGCAGCGCGGCTTCTACGGCGTCGGCGCGCAGGGGCGGCTGTTCGGGCCAAGCTGGCATGCCTCGCTGACGCTCTCGGGCGATGACGTCGATGGCGCCTATGCCGTCAGCGACAGCCGCACCCTCCTGGCGCGTGCGCACTGGAATCCGCTGAAGACGTCCCATGCGGTCATCCACCTGGGCCTGTGGGGCTTCGACGAGCGGTTGTCGTCGGCGGCGAGCACGGTGACCCGCAACACCGTTATCGGAGGCCGGTTCAACGGCAACCTGCGCGTGTCGACCGGCTCACTCACTGGAGCCACGCACGACACCGGCTATGGCGCCGAGCTGGGAGGCTATGTCGGCTCGCTCTGGGCCATGGCAGAACTCGGCCAGCGACAGGTCCGGCTGGAGGACCCAAGGGACTTCTCCCACCTCGCCTGGAGTACATCGGTCGGATGGTTCGCGACGGGCGAGACACCTCCCTACAATCCGCGCTTCGGTAATTTCACCCAACCCCACGTCAGCCGGTCCGTCCTCGACGGCGGGCTTGGGGCGCTCGAACTGACGGCGCGCTATGAGTCGCTGGACTTCACTCACGCGCTCCTGGCTGGCCGGGGCTGGGCGGCGACCGTGGGCGTGAACTGGTACCTCAACAGCTTCACCCGGCTGATGCTGAACGGCATCCATTGGCACACCGACAACCGCAGCGGCGACTTCACTGGCGGGGACGACGGCCAGACCGTGAGCATGCGCGCGCAGGTGTCCTTCTGA
- a CDS encoding DHA2 family efflux MFS transporter permease subunit, with amino-acid sequence MHPPEDPRATRFWPFMFALFAGSFMATLSSSTITIAIPELQRHFGAELSLLQWTLTGFMLAMGTSAPLTGYLGGRFSFKWVYVASLVGFILASVLCGLAWATRSLVLFRFVQGAFCGAIMPVTMTLIYQLVPRERQALAASLWSLSASLAPAFGPTFAGWLITLGSWRWLFFINVPLGLVAVGLAVRTIPFYRLRASKAFDLLGLLTVIIGTLSLLSALSQGRDWGWTDVKTVSLFMVGTLSLIFFITRELRTSAPLLDLRVLANGRYAVTLLISSIITISLYSGAFLVPLFLQKIQGVTPLETGLILLPASLAMALLMPLVGRLYGTLGPSTLMATGILLIAGGTYALSRLTPEIPRSYVLVWMVVRNVGISLSMMPASNAGMEQIPRELSGHASSISNWLRNVFGAFSIAIFTSLLATFSTREAEVLVEQGMTDRRLIELFSFVAGINDVYLVATVITLVAVPLSLGIRKQMGVLKAAVDAR; translated from the coding sequence ATGCATCCACCCGAAGATCCACGAGCCACCCGGTTCTGGCCGTTCATGTTCGCCCTCTTCGCCGGGTCGTTCATGGCGACGCTGAGTTCCAGCACGATCACGATCGCCATTCCCGAACTGCAGCGGCATTTCGGTGCCGAGCTCTCCCTGCTGCAGTGGACCCTGACGGGCTTCATGCTCGCCATGGGCACGAGCGCGCCGCTCACCGGCTATCTCGGCGGACGCTTCAGTTTCAAATGGGTGTACGTGGCCAGTCTGGTGGGCTTCATCCTGGCGTCCGTGCTGTGTGGGCTGGCCTGGGCTACGCGCTCGCTCGTGCTCTTCCGGTTCGTGCAGGGCGCGTTCTGTGGCGCCATCATGCCCGTGACCATGACGCTCATCTACCAGCTCGTTCCCCGGGAACGGCAGGCGTTGGCCGCCAGTCTCTGGAGCCTGTCGGCGAGCCTCGCTCCCGCGTTCGGGCCCACCTTCGCGGGCTGGTTGATCACCCTGGGCAGCTGGCGGTGGCTGTTCTTCATCAACGTTCCGCTCGGCCTCGTCGCCGTGGGCCTGGCCGTGCGGACCATTCCCTTCTACCGCCTGCGGGCCTCCAAGGCATTCGATCTCCTCGGCCTGCTCACCGTCATCATCGGCACCCTGTCCCTCCTGAGTGCCTTGAGCCAGGGACGGGACTGGGGATGGACCGATGTGAAGACCGTGTCCCTGTTCATGGTTGGGACGCTGTCACTGATCTTCTTCATCACCAGGGAGTTGAGGACGAGCGCTCCGCTGCTGGACCTGCGTGTGCTCGCGAACGGCCGCTACGCGGTGACGCTGCTCATCTCGAGCATCATCACGATCAGCCTGTATTCGGGCGCGTTCCTCGTCCCGCTGTTCCTGCAGAAGATTCAGGGAGTGACGCCGCTCGAGACCGGATTGATCCTTCTTCCGGCCTCCCTGGCCATGGCGCTCCTGATGCCCCTGGTCGGGCGCCTGTATGGCACACTCGGGCCGAGCACGCTCATGGCGACAGGCATCCTTCTGATCGCGGGAGGCACGTATGCCTTGAGCCGTTTGACGCCGGAGATTCCACGCTCCTATGTGTTGGTGTGGATGGTGGTGCGGAACGTGGGTATCTCTCTGTCCATGATGCCGGCCAGCAACGCGGGCATGGAGCAGATTCCACGCGAGCTGAGCGGCCACGCTTCCTCCATCAGCAACTGGTTGCGGAACGTGTTCGGAGCGTTCTCGATCGCCATCTTCACGTCGCTCCTGGCCACCTTCTCAACCCGGGAGGCGGAGGTGCTCGTGGAACAGGGGATGACGGATCGCCGTCTCATCGAGTTGTTCTCGTTCGTGGCGGGCATCAACGACGTCTACCTGGTGGCCACGGTCATCACACTGGTGGCGGTGCCACTCAGCCTGGGAATCCGCAAGCAGATGGGGGTACTCAAGGCCGCCGTGGACGCACGATAG
- a CDS encoding cytochrome P450, which produces MDAFNGQKLDKIPAHVPPELVYEYDNARDPRLLQDPHARMRSLILEAPPIFFTPYNGGSWVVTRKKAIVDITMNPEVFSNAFISGAKDSQQSLSLLPISVDPPKHTAYRAPLNQPLSAKSVAGLESAIRAMTNELIDKVLAAGRCDFLSDIAEPLPVTLFMKLAGMPTDRLAEFRHLATQATSSTVDHATREGVFKRIAGILAEVIKARQEKREEDLISHLLDVNINGQNPTFQEMLGYSITLFLGGLETVVNALSFGVLRLARDQELQAKLRADPSLLPGAIEELLRLHGIASTVRQVTRDEVCHGVQFKKGDTVSLLLPAANYDDAAFPNPEQFILGRTEQHQTFNTGPHRCVGLNLARLEMKVFYQEWLKRVPSFRLDSQSPPRFMGGFNLAVTSLPLVW; this is translated from the coding sequence ACGAATACGACAACGCCCGGGATCCGCGGCTGCTGCAGGATCCGCATGCCCGGATGCGCTCGCTCATCCTCGAGGCTCCGCCCATCTTCTTCACCCCGTATAATGGGGGGAGCTGGGTGGTGACCCGGAAGAAGGCGATCGTGGACATCACGATGAACCCGGAGGTCTTCAGCAACGCCTTCATCAGTGGCGCGAAGGACTCGCAGCAGAGCTTGTCTCTGCTGCCCATCTCGGTAGATCCGCCGAAGCACACGGCGTACCGGGCACCGCTCAACCAGCCGCTGTCTGCCAAATCCGTTGCCGGACTCGAGTCGGCGATCCGGGCGATGACGAACGAGCTCATCGACAAGGTGCTCGCCGCGGGTCGCTGTGACTTCCTCTCGGACATCGCCGAGCCACTGCCCGTCACGTTGTTCATGAAGCTGGCCGGCATGCCCACCGACCGTCTGGCGGAGTTCCGTCATCTAGCCACGCAGGCAACGTCCTCCACGGTGGATCACGCGACCCGTGAGGGGGTCTTCAAACGCATCGCGGGGATCCTGGCGGAGGTCATCAAGGCCCGGCAGGAGAAGCGCGAGGAGGATCTGATCAGCCATCTGCTCGACGTGAACATCAACGGTCAGAACCCCACGTTCCAGGAGATGCTGGGCTACAGCATCACCCTGTTCCTCGGGGGGCTGGAGACCGTGGTGAATGCCCTGAGCTTTGGCGTCCTGCGCCTGGCGCGCGATCAGGAGCTGCAGGCGAAGCTCCGGGCCGACCCCAGCCTCCTGCCCGGAGCCATCGAGGAGCTGCTGCGGCTCCATGGCATCGCGTCCACGGTCCGGCAGGTGACGCGTGACGAGGTCTGCCATGGCGTCCAGTTCAAGAAGGGTGACACGGTGTCGTTGCTCCTGCCCGCGGCCAACTACGACGACGCGGCGTTCCCCAATCCCGAGCAGTTCATCCTGGGCCGGACGGAGCAGCACCAGACGTTCAACACGGGTCCGCACCGGTGTGTCGGGCTGAACCTGGCCCGTCTGGAGATGAAGGTGTTCTACCAGGAGTGGTTGAAGCGCGTACCGTCGTTCCGGCTGGATTCCCAATCGCCGCCGCGGTTCATGGGAGGCTTCAACCTGGCGGTCACGAGCCTGCCGCTCGTCTGGTAA